The genomic interval CGGGCCGCGCAGCGCGAACCGTTGCCGCACATCTCGGCCCGGGAACCGTCGGCGTTGAAAAAATGCCAGATATAGGCCAACCCCGCGCCCTCGGGGGCATGGTCGAGAAAGATCATGCCGTCGGCGCCCACGCCAAAGGCCTTGCGGCACACCGGCACCACGATATCGGGCATCGCTTCCGGGTCGTAGCCAAGTTCCCGGTTGTCCACGCAAACGAAATCATTGCCGCAGCCCTGCATCTTGAAAAAAGGCACCGAAGGGCCGCAAACGGCTTCCAAATCCATGTCGCACTCCTTGCACGAAAACGTCATTACGAACTAGCAGAACCGCAGCTCCCCGTCGAGGGACCGCCGGCCGGGGCCTCCCCGACCAACACCGCCGGTGTCCACAGGCGCACGGAATTGACGAGCCACAGCCGCCCGGCCCGGGCCAGATCAGCCGGCGTGAGCGCCGCCTCGGCCAGAACCCCCCTGGCCAGCAGGCGCTGCCGCAAGGTGCCGGCAAGCAGTCCGCAGTCAAGGGCCGGGGTGAGCAGCCGTCCGTCGATGGCGGCCACGAGGTTGGCCCGGCAGCTTTCGGTCACCTGCCCGGCCTTATTGAACAGCAGCACGTCGTCGCAATCCGGCCGGGCGGCCAAGGCCCGGTCGTAGCGCGCCCGCCGCGTGGTCTTGTGGAAAAGGGCGGCATCGGAGGCCTCGACCGGCGTGTCCGCCCAGCCCAGGCGCACGGGACCCGCCCGGCGCTTCCCCAAGGGAAAATGTTCGGTGCGCACCGCGCCGTCGCGGGAAAGCAGCAGCCGCACCCGCAGGCGCCGCCCGGGACAGGCCGCGGCCACGGCCTCGAGGGCGGCCGACACGGCCGCGGCGTCGTGGCGAAATCCGTAATACGCGGCCGAACGGGCCAGTCGGGCGAGATGCTCGGGCAGAAAGGCGAAACGCCCTTCCGTCAAGAGCAGGGTTTCCAAAAGGTCGAAGGGCTCCGGGGGGGTATGCAGAAACGCGGCCTTGATCCGGCATTCCTCGTATTCGTCCCGGGCGTCGGAATAGTAGGTCACGCCGCCGCCCACGCCGAAGCGGCACTCCCCCGTGTCCGCGTCGCAAACGACGGTGCGGATGGGCACGGAGAAAACGCAATCCCCGTCGGGAGCGACGTGGCCGAACGCCCCGGTGTAAAAGCCGCGCGGCCCGCCTTCGAGCTCCCGGATCAGCCGCATGGCGCTGCGTTTGGGCGCGCCCGTAATGGAACCGCAGGGGAAAATCGCGGAAAAAATGGCGGTGAGCCCGAGCTCCCGGGGGACGCGGGCGGTCACGGTCGAGGTCATCTGCCAGGCCGTGGACAGCCGCGACACCTCGAAACAGGCCGGCACGGCCACGCTTCCGGACCGGGCGAGTCGCCCCAGGTCGTTTCGCAAGAGATCGGTGATCATGCGGTTTTCGGCCCGGTTCTTCGGGCAGGCGGCCAGAGCCTTGGCCCGGGCCACATCCTCCTCCAGGGTGCGGCCCCGGGGCATGGTGCCCTTCATGGGCCGCGCGACCACCAGTTCTCCCGCGCGCCGGAAAAAAAGCTCCGGCGAAAACGACAACACCTTGTGTCGGCCCAGGTCGAGCCGGCAACAGAAACCGGCCGCCTGTTGCCGGGCCAGCCCCTCGAACCAGCCCGACGGGTCGCCTTGCAGGCGGCTGGCCAGCTGGAGGGTGTAGTTGACCTGGTAGACCTCGCCCCGGCGGATATTGTCCCGAATCACGCCGAGGGCCGCGTCGTAGCGCCGTCGGGAAACGAGCGGCCGCCAGGGGGCGACGAAAAAATCCCCGGACGCGGCCGCGCGCGCCGGGGGCTCGGACGGGGCGGGATAGGCGGCGGCAAAAGCCAGGGGCGTTTCGCCCGGGGCATGGGTTTCCAGCCTGGGATCGAAGGCCGGAGCGGCTTCGTAGGCAAGGGCCAGCACGAG from Solidesulfovibrio fructosivorans JJ] carries:
- a CDS encoding chorismate-binding protein, translated to MFGEALFSSYAAGDAGWTRYFHDPAWTATAWELSEVMPLLEAAEAWRRQGHWLVLALAYEAAPAFDPRLETHAPGETPLAFAAAYPAPSEPPARAAASGDFFVAPWRPLVSRRRYDAALGVIRDNIRRGEVYQVNYTLQLASRLQGDPSGWFEGLARQQAAGFCCRLDLGRHKVLSFSPELFFRRAGELVVARPMKGTMPRGRTLEEDVARAKALAACPKNRAENRMITDLLRNDLGRLARSGSVAVPACFEVSRLSTAWQMTSTVTARVPRELGLTAIFSAIFPCGSITGAPKRSAMRLIRELEGGPRGFYTGAFGHVAPDGDCVFSVPIRTVVCDADTGECRFGVGGGVTYYSDARDEYEECRIKAAFLHTPPEPFDLLETLLLTEGRFAFLPEHLARLARSAAYYGFRHDAAAVSAALEAVAAACPGRRLRVRLLLSRDGAVRTEHFPLGKRRAGPVRLGWADTPVEASDAALFHKTTRRARYDRALAARPDCDDVLLFNKAGQVTESCRANLVAAIDGRLLTPALDCGLLAGTLRQRLLARGVLAEAALTPADLARAGRLWLVNSVRLWTPAVLVGEAPAGGPSTGSCGSASS